The Rubrobacter naiadicus genome window below encodes:
- the trpE gene encoding anthranilate synthase component I, giving the protein MASGSLTPTLNEARSLAASYDVVPVYAEFIGDLETPISAVMKFGGEENLFLLESAEAAERFGRYSFVGFDPKRTLSYRGGVYTVVDADGAREVAAGDPFRGLAGIVGRKSVAPLPNLPAFVGGAVGYFSYDAVRYLERLPDAPPDDLGVPEAYFLLTDTLVVFDHLRHKVLVVSLLDASGLSDVGGEGFVAAYRRAADDIRRVSERLAAPLRSRNLPSGEGSLEITSNMDRKEYEEAVARAIEYIRAGDAFQVVPSQRFEAGVGELDPLLLYRGLRTVNPSPYMTYLKMGDFALVGASPEPLVRVEGRRAMTRPVAGTRRRGASPEEDVALEKELLADEKERAEHVMLVDLGRNDLGRVCEVGSVEVSAFMQIERYSHVMHIVSTVEGDLREDLTALDALASAFPAGTVSGAPKIRAMEIIDELEPTRRGPYAGATGYYGVDGRLDTCITLRTALVKGDRVYFQAGGGVVADSVPKLEYEESRNKARAIVRALEVARSRAMWL; this is encoded by the coding sequence AGCGGGTCTCTCACCCCCACGCTGAACGAGGCGCGCTCTCTCGCCGCGAGCTACGACGTGGTTCCTGTCTACGCCGAGTTCATCGGGGATCTTGAGACACCCATCTCGGCGGTGATGAAGTTCGGCGGGGAGGAGAACTTGTTTCTGCTCGAGAGCGCGGAGGCCGCCGAGCGCTTCGGGCGCTACTCCTTCGTCGGCTTCGACCCCAAACGCACGCTCTCCTACCGCGGTGGTGTCTACACCGTGGTGGACGCCGACGGGGCGCGCGAGGTGGCCGCCGGGGACCCGTTCCGGGGGCTCGCCGGCATAGTGGGCAGAAAGAGCGTCGCCCCGCTGCCGAACCTGCCGGCTTTCGTCGGCGGGGCGGTGGGCTACTTCTCCTACGACGCGGTACGCTACCTGGAACGGCTGCCGGACGCCCCGCCGGACGACCTCGGTGTACCGGAGGCTTACTTCCTGCTCACGGACACCCTCGTCGTCTTCGACCACCTCAGACACAAGGTGCTCGTGGTCTCGCTGCTGGACGCCTCCGGGCTCTCGGACGTGGGTGGGGAGGGTTTCGTCGCGGCCTACCGCCGGGCGGCGGACGACATCCGGAGGGTCTCGGAGCGTCTGGCGGCCCCGCTCCGGTCGCGAAACCTGCCGTCCGGAGAGGGTAGCCTCGAGATCACCTCGAATATGGACCGGAAAGAGTACGAGGAGGCGGTGGCACGGGCGATAGAGTACATACGGGCGGGTGACGCCTTCCAGGTGGTGCCCTCCCAGCGCTTCGAGGCTGGTGTGGGGGAGCTGGACCCGCTGCTCCTGTACCGTGGTCTGCGTACGGTCAACCCTTCCCCGTACATGACCTACCTGAAGATGGGAGACTTCGCGCTCGTCGGTGCTTCCCCCGAACCGCTGGTGCGGGTGGAGGGGAGGAGGGCGATGACCCGGCCCGTGGCGGGGACCAGGAGGCGCGGGGCTTCGCCGGAGGAGGACGTGGCCCTCGAGAAGGAGCTCCTCGCCGACGAGAAAGAGCGGGCGGAGCACGTGATGCTGGTCGATTTGGGGCGCAACGACCTGGGGCGGGTGTGCGAGGTCGGATCGGTCGAGGTCTCGGCCTTCATGCAGATAGAGCGCTACTCGCACGTGATGCACATAGTCTCCACGGTGGAGGGCGACCTGCGGGAAGACCTCACGGCGCTGGACGCCCTGGCGTCGGCCTTCCCGGCTGGAACGGTCTCCGGGGCGCCGAAGATCAGGGCGATGGAGATCATCGACGAACTGGAGCCCACCCGCCGCGGACCCTACGCCGGTGCGACGGGCTACTACGGGGTGGACGGGAGGCTCGACACCTGCATAACCCTGCGCACGGCGCTGGTGAAGGGGGACAGGGTCTACTTCCAGGCCGGCGGCGGGGTGGTGGCGGATTCGGTGCCGAAGCTGGAGTACGAGGAGAGCCGCAACAAGGCCCGCGCGATCGTCCGGGCGCTGGAGGTGGCCCGGAGCCGCGCGATGTGGCTCTAG